In Tachypleus tridentatus isolate NWPU-2018 chromosome 3, ASM421037v1, whole genome shotgun sequence, the sequence TTTTTCCGTGTCTTCTGAAACAACACTCACAAAAAAAGATCAAAATTCATAGATTAAAGGAGAAATTTGTAGTTGAATATAACTAAATGTATGATTATATATTTTCTACTTCATAAATTAATTATCTGTGACCCACACGCCACACCAGAAACAACCTTTCAGCCCGTGATTGGTGACATAAAGCAAATTGCTTAAGGTCAGTCCTCATGTTCGGTTAGAAGATATTATTCATTGCAGATGTGATGTATGGTTTTTCCCTCTTAAGACAGAGGTCCCACAATATCTTCTGGAATATTTGAAGTGGTTAAGGTCTGTGCTAATTGATGCAACAAGATCACAAATCAACATTTAGGAAAAGCCACGGTATATGACAGGAAGAGGTGCTATGCCAAGACAGTGAAAAAGCAAATGTAACAGAATGGGGCCTGGGTGTggtttttgtataatataacaataatatgggagctactttttttattaaataaagtatttccttttctttttaactttcatACAACTTGGATGCTTGCACACTGCCTTAACACTTTTCTGTAgacgtaattgtttgtttgtttttttaatttcgcacaaacctagttgagggctatctgcgctagccgtccttaatttagcagtgtaagacagctagtcatcaccactcaccgccaactcttgggctacttttttaccaacgactagttggattgaccgtcacattatagcacccccatgactaaaagggtaagcatatttggtgtgacggggcttcgaacccgtgaccgtcaaactacgagtcgaacgccttaacccacctgaccatgccgggccgtagacCTATTTAACGTAATACAAATCAACTCAATTAGTTAAAGTAACCGCAATAGCTAACACACTTGCTGATCAACtatcattttagaaaaaaactttTTACACAAAcgtgtttgtcctttcagccatgttaTAATGATTcaaaaattccattattcgttggtgacgaagtagcccaaatgttggcggtgggtgttgatagcTGGCTTCATTATATCTaccattacactgctaaattagaggcggttagggcagatagcctttgtagagctttgggtgaaatttaaaaacaaacaaatcgtattTATAAACTAGTTTTGAATGTGTTAGAACGGGAGGAAGAAAAGCAACAGTGTCCGGGCACTCCTGGTTATATGTAGGATCTTGTACGGTCTCGAATGATTTAAAACCAAATATCTATCAAGTTAGTTTGTTCATTCTTGATAGCATACTTATGTCATAATCTTAGTTTTCTACAACTATAGGCCTATCTTATTAAACTTTCTGTACATAAAGTCATAGTTTTCTCTagcaaatgtttaaattaatacattaaaaatgttacttagtataacaaaaaaaacacacacacacacacatggttATTCTTTCTcgtaaaataaagattaaaatgagTTCCTGTGAatcttaaatttgaaataatccGATCATGTTTCATTTCTGTAGTATATAATTAACTTACGATCTTTTtagcttttttcttttaaaacttaaaaccttCATCAACCAGGTGGCCAAATTGTTGGAGTTCTATAAATAGGGAAGAGAAGGAAGTGTTTACTGTTTCGAAATATAAGTACGTGTGATAGAAGTAGAGTAAGTAAGAAAATGAGTTAGTTGTGAGAAGTGTATTTAATATAGCAAAATTATATTACAGACCTTCAGCCGTTTAAGTTTGAGAACCTATCAGcgatagtatattttattttgaaaataaattaatcataaatttaatgTAGACGTATGCTACGGAGTATAAGTTATATTAAGTTTAAAGTTGAATTTTCAATTTAAGACGGTTAAGTTAAACTCGTTTGGAAAgaagttgttttgtattttacaaattaccaATCATATTACTGAATTATTACGAATAGGACATACTTTGTAACCTTAAAACTTGATAAGGTTAAGGCTGTTATAACTTATACACTTGCAATACGAGTATGAAAGTTTGAAATGCAATTCAGATTTAAAACAGCGTAAGCCTACGATTACGTCGGATTGttgtttaaattgtaaaatgatagaaaacattaattttgattagttgattatttttatgacataattGGCTTTATCATAATCTTGATTATTCAAAtaaactcaaagttactgaaatgttggagttttaatattgtatgtgatttCGCATTGCCATTTTCAATTTCAAGGTTATGCGTTGTAATTGGTTATGGTCATGACCcgcaaaataacaaattaataaaaatggaagtttaatcattagtattttttattattcacgcTTTACAAGTTGCGTATGTGAATAtagattaattaaatataatctttTAAATGACCTTGGGGCTGTAATGGTTAATTGATTACGTAATTTTATTTATCTCCCAGTTTTATCCTATTGTTATTCTGCATACGCTTATAAATTTCAATAAGAACCcgtcttgcttttttttttttttttttcaaaggtaAATAAGCTGTTCCTAATCTATTTTGGTGAGCTAACTCTTCTATCCACAGAATAACCCTACTGCTAGTACCTTTCTTTTAAACCCTTTTAAGTAAGTCAATATTCTTATTTCAGTTAGGAAACCCAAACTATCCAGTATTCTAAATGAGGCCTAACCAGTGGCTTGTAAGTTGTAGAAGGAAATAATTAGGCCTAGCAAGCAGTGCACATATTTTGATGAATAAATTGTATAAGTGTACTATAAAATTTTATTGACTTCACTGCTATAAACAGAGCATATtttttaatacattgatattgCAACTCTTCACTCAATGGCTCAGAAGTAACGAAAATGTATTACCATGTAATTACTACAGTTAAAGGTCATTTGCCAATAAATGTCTAATCTGACCCAAGTCATTATGTATTACCTTGACATCCTAATTAAACTTAGGACTCTTAGGTATTGTATTTGATGTACAGAGATGACTTCAGTGATCAGCTGAGAGTAAACTTGATAAATTTGTAGTaacttaaattattgaaataaataaaaatctatctgtacacactttttaattttagtttatacattgtattttgtttttgattcaaTTGTTGAAACATCTGTTGCTTGTTTTACTATGACAGCTAGCTGTTTTTTGTCTgaagaacaaaattaattttggtaTAATTCGTGCATATGTGATCATGAAAGAAACATATCTTCaagtatttattactatattaaaagtatatacgTGCAAAAGATGTACTGTACAGACCTTAAGTAATGCATTCATTTGAAATGTGAATATTATTCCACATACAAATACTGTTAAGTATCAACTGTGGAATTTCATCTGTTACTAATGTCCAGAAACTATTTTTTACATTCACACAATAAACTTGATTGAAGTAATAcacattacataattatttacattatttaaggTAACTATATAAACCTCTAATGTTGTAAATCTATGACCTTTTTGTGCCCATAACCATGAAGAAGCATTGAAGTAATGAATTGTGTATATGAAGAGGAAATGTGTATGTCCtgataattgtttaattaatcaaaagCGGAAATTGGtggaaattttaaacaaaatttttgaaATGTGTTATTTACCATTAAAACCCACTATAGGACAGTTTGTTGTGCACAGTTGGAATTTGCACTTAATTTCATAAGATTGTGTGTCAGTGTGTATTTATCTATAATAGTACTTTGCAGGTATACTCATGAATAAATGTTTACCTGGTATTTGTATGTTCACTTACAGTAAGTATcagaaaagaaaagaatgaaaacTTTTGCAGTTTTGGTCAGTCTAGCCATTTTAACATTAGATGTACATTGTGCAATTGAAAATGAAACAACTAGTACTGATTATGTGACAACAGTTGAACCAACTTCAACAGTAACACCCACCCCTGAAGAATGTAAGTATTTATGTATTTTCCAAGTTTATCAAAACATCAATTAAGACAAAAATTTCAGTTGCAGTTGTGTACATGGAATTTGTTTCTAGTGTAGCTTAATTATAGAGAATTAGAAGAGCAAAAATAACCATTGCTTACAAACATTGTCCCTAGTTACCACTAGCAGATGTATAAtataattctctttttttttgataaaaattacattttgaattataTGAAATTGAGTTTATTTATCAGCTTTATACATTTTCCTCTTAAAGCATCTCCTTGATCTAAAATGGTGTTTCTAAACCACTTTATTTTGatcttaaaatacagtttttgagGAATTTCATGGTAGTCCTTTTACTATTCTCATGTTATTCACACAAATAAGACAAAATTAGAAGAATTATCAGCAGGATAGACAAAGTGCAATGCCATGGGCAAACAAGTTGTGACTATATCTCAATAACCTCAGTATATATATCTGGTTCATGGCACAAACTGTTATGTAgtattgtatgtatataaaagttttacatgtACTGTTTCAAACAAATTGTCAGTTTGTAACACTAGATTGCTATAGTACATGTATGACAAGTTATGAAGCTtaagtgtatagatctacaataccTATAGAAATACTGAAACTCAACTGAAGAAATTTACCATGAAAAAgggtttttagttatttaaatggGGAagattaaatgctaaaataagggaattatagtttaatgtaccatacatgtacaaataaaataatacaatgattGTAACACTGCCTATATCTGCAAATTGGGCAAGTTCATGTTAGTTAGAAAGACccattggaaaacaaaacaaaacattattcattGGCCAAAAAAAGGTTAAGTTTTTTAGTTTCATTGGACTGCAAGATGATTGAAatagatcaggggttcccaaccggtgggccttggcaggggagtcacgtagccttgttagaagtagcttgggataacattaattttatttcatcaattacattttcatgtcgtgagtgccaaaaggttgggaacccctgaaatagataaataaaaatactgctTCAATGACTCAAAATCTAGTGATTtttttacccataccagctgtttttaaatataattttctctataagtgggttttcttgttGTCATTGTATGACAACATTTAAATTCTTATTATATTACCTTATTGGTATTTGGTcttgtaaacaatttttaaatcaggttttaaatatgtttattcttTTTGGTTAGAACTCTGCTTTTGACTGATTATCTTTGTTTTTCTGCTTTTATACCTTACCTCTGGCTTTTGGAACAATCTCAGATATTGCAGGTCTGACAGTAGCaaagtatttcataaaacttaTTGTTGAAAGTCAAGTAGATTAGTACTTTAATTCAGAAACgagtattagttttaacaattttcataGAAGGTATAAAACATCTTAGTGTAAAGAAAGTGGTTTTCAAGAGGTTATTCATTACTTTCTacctttttttcatatatttttaagaatactGCACAAAGCATTGAGAGGTTGGTGTTTTTATGTGCATTTAATAGAAAATAGTGTGAAATAGAAGCAACTCTTATtaatttttacagaaataaaacttgtgttgAAACAAAGTTGGTATTTCAGAACCATGTTCATTTGTTTGTGTTCTTATAAAATTTTTCCTGCTAGCAGTTGTATGTCAGGCAAAGGCAAAAAACTAAAGTTCAAAAGTAAGTTTTTAAATCTAATAGAATCATGAATTTtgataaacagaatattttgtgtatatagcAGCTGAAAATCTGAAGTATAAGATATGTCCAGAATTATATTATTTCACTTGctgtatttttcaagatgtttTTGAAGTCCTTACAAATCTTTACAGGGTTTTTGCTCATTATTGAAGTGAAGTAACACAGTTGAAATTACcaaaattgaaattataatatataattaaagtttgtttttattttgaacagtCTGTGCTCAGCACAATTCTTCATGTAATGACTGTGTCAAGTCAAGTGCCAAGGTTAGTAACACTGTAGTTTCATCTTTAAAATTATGTTGCATAACTATTATGAGTTGGCAGGCACTTACTGAATTATCTTTTTTTGGTTATTGCATAATAACTTCATAAAATGTGACCATTTTGTTAAAGTTCACTCCAATTGCTATCAGGAACCAAATtgaattttttgtattttgaacaCAACTGACAATAAAaagttttttgcattttttattgaaactgaaacattagGTGATAGTCATGAATATTATACAGGTATGGTTTTGTTAATAGAAAATAAGTTACCAATTGGTATACTTAGAAAAATCAAATATGTAACTTTTTTTAATGATCACCATATTTACTGTTCAAGCAAAAGCACCTGTTTCCAGTGATGGAAAAACTTTtgagttaaaattatttcatagacttaaaaaaaaaaaaaaaaaaaagacaattctGTTGCATTCTTGGTTTCACCCAGAACCAAAGTTGAGTTTCTTGTACTGTTCAGTGCAAAAATTAGTTCACTTGTGCTAACATCAATTCAACAATATTTGGCAaatcttgtatttttattattcaagttaTGTCACATTTTTAATTGTGAATAATGATGTCATTAATTCCTAACCATTTAGTGTAGATGAAATgaaatttggcatcaacattacTTGTTCTTTTTATCTCATcttttcaaaagtgaatgttgagctttacTTGTATGTGCAACTTTTCAAATGTAGCACAGGaagtaattactttaaatgaGACAGATGAATGCTCAGAAAGATGTCACATGTGCaaagatataaaatgtaataatgaaataataatgaaaaaacattttcatagcTTTTGTCAATTGATTTATACTTTACACAACCACTTTATACAACCACAAACCTGATGTAGATATAAATTGTAGAACTATTTCATACATTTAATCAGAAACAGTAGTATCTCATAGGGGCATTTTTTAGCCCTGTAGTAGATCTCTAGGTTTTGGAACTAGTGAACTGGGTACATATTAACATCACCTGCACTTTAAGCtgtgaatatattttaacagaGAGCCAATCCCTTACCATGGATAATAACTGATTGTCTTCTCcttctctggtcagtagttcaaaaagTGAttgagatattttaaacaaaaatatatacaagcaTGAGCTTAGACATAATAGATGGAATACTTTTCTAGGTAAATGTTATCTCTCCAAATATTTATCtgattaaaactaatttataatgGTAAGTTAAAGgtttattgtttgatattattaacaaattgttCTACTTGTTTAGTGCTATTACTGCTACAAAAATGAACAATGTTCCTACTATCCATACAGCCATCTGGTGCCTAGGTATGATGAATGTGGATCTCTTGGCGACATGGCATGGGGGACTTGTCTTAGTAAGTCCTTTTACCTTTCAGCCAATTTTCAACTTTATCAATTTATGCCTGTTTATAGTTTAGTAACTTTGTGAATGATTAAGTTTTGAGATTTCTTTCCACAGACTGATGATATATAATACTTGGAACTTTTTACCTTTATTTCAGAGATCTTAGAATAGGATTATTTTCAACTGAGATTGACATTTgtaatgaaaatttgaatttcttCACCATTCTGTTGGCCAGTACTTCTCTTTAACCCTCTTGCTATGGGCCACAGGTTAAAGgttgtcattgtgtttgttgacttacattaaacattttattgaactacaattTTATGCATTTGTCAACAAGTTTGGTACCAAATTGAAgattaaattcaaattttagtattgtatattgcacagtttcttattttaaaagtaaatattaatttttgtcttgtttaaaTTAGGTGAATGTGGCATCAAATTACaatatctgtagttttgtacgaatTAGGAACTTGctgatattaacaagctagaatataaaataagaacctcccatattttctatttgctgagacaTCACATGTACTGAATCAGTGCTCCACTTgcctttatttttgtaattggtcccttatatacatgtatttgcATATATGACATGAGTAACCAATCAAAAACTCAATGTCCCCATAATGTCTTTCTCAGCTATTTTCAAGTGTTAGGACACTATCTTATTCTTTTGAAACAAGATTTTAAAGGGGTTGttatctttagtctgctcaaaatttcatatttttttagaccaAAATTGTATTAGTTACTAAACTTCATAAGTTGTAATTGACTTCTATGGTATCAatgtaataatttacaattttttgtttactcaaatgtatatacaaaatcTTAAGTTTGTTTCCCATCCTCCATGTACAAAATTTCTTAAGGATCAGCAAACTATAAGAAGCAGCAACTGAATACAAAGGTTGTAACAAGatgattgtttgctttacttcatcatttactgtttcatgtgttaagaAAAAGACGTTTAACTTGTTTGtgaatagtaataatctacacaATATAtcttgtataataattaaaatgtggatctattttacaaaatactcgTTAACTAAAACATAGCCAATACAAGGCACTGTGTAAAagctaaagatcagttttatattgttggatgtgGTAACATTAGTGTATGGGctgcatcattgtaacttctgtattgttagccaggcACACCtcaaaggtcaatataataaatgtttaatgttacaagattttaagctatttagacaatctttgttgttgttgttttttgttgttttttttttggtataatttgtagtcattttagaatgaaaaaagataatatgtatttatttcctaattttttatggtggatACAAGGTAGTGAAATTGACACTCtgtagttagggtagagaaacaacagacaaaatataaagttttactgtagacaaatgtttgaaatgtatttaagatatTCCttagattatacaaataatatttgagatttttggtcATAAGACTAGTATTTGACAATGATATGAAAAAAATCACTCAGAATtcagattagtaacaaaactctATTTCCACAAACAGTTATGTAGtaaaaattacttcattaaaaagtctgaatttttgtgcacaaaagacttggaactaataataataaaagtccACCAAATTTTGTGGAAGTACACACACATAGCATTAAAAGTTATGGTATAGATACTTAACATGTTCAAGTATCTATGTGAACTTGGGTATTTTATATAGAGCctgtcatgaaagggttaaagaATAATATCCTCAGATAGTATTTTTGCTTGAGATTTGTAAAGAGATACTAAACTGAAGACATAGTGTAACATTGAACAAATCCTACCATTGGAATGGTTTaaccatatttaaataattaatatttgtttcagaaatgTGAATTGGCTTAAAGCATATTTAAATGACTTGTAGCAATTGTGTAATTACATACTTCAGAACTataatttacagtatttatatTCTCAGTTTGGTTGACCCTTTTATTAACCTAACATAATTATCCAATAAATTTTTAAGCTTTGTAATcactgaaaaaaaaccaaaaacaatttgAACCAGTTATGTAAAAGCACAGGTTTAAGTCTCTTGAACTTACTCTTAACTCCATAGACTCGTTGTGTAGgttgtttttaaaatgatttctgtgtataaaatgtgttaatttttcaTCTTAAATGCACTTGTTTAATTGATCAATATGCTTgatattaattactaaacttTAGTTGAATAAATTTGGATAATACTATTCAAgcctaaaataaattttaaaacaaaaactttgttaagTTAAAGCTTTTTAATCTTAGTGTGAAaagcattatttttttcttttagtcttaatttttatattgatcaaacatattttttattccaGTTAACTTTGAAGTCCTTATCATAAGTCTTGAGTTATTGGAGGTGTGATTTTCTTGGCCATTCTTATTTGCTGCTGCTGCTGTTGTAAAAGACGGAGGAAGAAGAAAATGGATAAGGATGAAGCTAAATGGAATCATCAACGTGAAGAAAGAAAAATGCGGGCTGAAGAAAGGTAGTGTAAATTTTTGTGTTGTGGTACATATATAGTTACGTATCTATCTTATTTAAGTGTATCACTTAATATTACAGTTTCTCTCATAAGTCTATGCAGAATTTTAAACATATCTTTGTTAGGACTACTTTAATTAGCAATAAGATAGGAGTGAAAAATATTAAGTAGGTCTGGAGAAGAAAAAGTTATCTTCCAACTATAAAGAACTAGGGCTGAACATACAACTCATGAGAATTCTTGGAAAGTGTTttaattctttggtaaaaaaaaagtcttcCATGTTcctaaaatgaaaaatttaatctTGGTAGGtcaatacataaagaaaagtaaCAGATTTCACAAAATGGCAGTATAGCATGAAATAGCTAACTTTGAtgcatatttt encodes:
- the LOC143246456 gene encoding uncharacterized protein LOC143246456 isoform X1 produces the protein MKTFAVLVSLAILTLDVHCAIENETTSTDYVTTVEPTSTVTPTPEEFCAQHNSSCNDCVKSSAKCYYCYKNEQCSYYPYSHLVPRYDECGSLGDMAWGTCLINFEVLIISLELLEV